In a genomic window of Candidatus Binatus sp.:
- a CDS encoding serine hydrolase domain-containing protein, whose amino-acid sequence MKTGKPAEIGIDPARLDRVAAAIRHDVANNRYDGVVYAVARGGVVAAHEAVGFADRASNRAARIDDIFAIMSITKTMTTAAVLARVERGELALTTKIADVIPEFAVKGKQRISVAHMLTHTAGMAATPALPPELFGNLEAFVAAACQQLPDTVPGSAVSYSALTAHAVLAEVVRRVDGGRRSFRDILAQEFFEPLAMKETALGRRKDLAARFVPIVVRDRTPGVFQPELLEAMNLLLTAEAEIPAGGVVSTAGDILRWAEMLRRGGELDGVRVLSPASIRLAASIHTGTLPNNLFSYAYEARGWGEFPANLGLTFFIRGTGIFPHPFGTTASPSTFGGLGAGSTMFWIDPERDLTFVCLTAGLLEESRNFERLQRLSDMVLASVVN is encoded by the coding sequence ATGAAGACCGGCAAGCCCGCAGAAATCGGAATCGATCCAGCGCGACTCGATCGGGTCGCCGCCGCGATACGCCACGATGTCGCGAACAACCGCTACGACGGAGTGGTGTACGCCGTCGCCCGGGGCGGCGTGGTGGCGGCGCATGAGGCAGTCGGCTTCGCCGATCGGGCCAGCAACCGCGCCGCGCGCATCGATGACATTTTCGCGATCATGTCGATCACCAAGACGATGACCACTGCGGCGGTTTTGGCGCGCGTGGAACGCGGGGAGCTTGCGCTGACAACGAAGATCGCAGACGTGATCCCGGAGTTCGCAGTCAAGGGCAAGCAGCGGATCTCAGTTGCTCATATGCTGACTCACACTGCCGGGATGGCGGCGACTCCTGCGCTCCCGCCGGAGTTGTTCGGCAACCTCGAGGCTTTTGTAGCGGCAGCGTGCCAGCAACTCCCCGATACCGTTCCCGGCAGCGCCGTCAGCTACAGTGCGCTGACCGCGCACGCGGTGCTGGCGGAAGTGGTGCGGAGAGTTGACGGCGGGCGCCGGTCGTTCCGCGACATTCTCGCGCAGGAATTCTTCGAGCCATTGGCCATGAAAGAAACCGCTTTGGGCCGGCGCAAGGATCTCGCCGCGCGGTTCGTTCCAATAGTCGTGCGCGACCGAACTCCCGGCGTCTTCCAGCCCGAATTGCTCGAAGCGATGAACCTGCTGCTAACCGCAGAGGCTGAAATTCCGGCCGGCGGCGTGGTTTCTACTGCGGGCGACATCTTGCGATGGGCCGAGATGCTCAGGCGTGGCGGCGAACTCGACGGAGTTCGAGTGCTGTCGCCGGCATCGATCCGGCTGGCCGCCAGCATCCACACCGGCACGCTCCCGAATAATCTGTTCAGCTATGCCTACGAGGCGCGCGGATGGGGCGAATTCCCCGCCAACCTGGGATTGACCTTCTTCATCCGCGGAACGGGTATCTTCCCGCACCCGTTCGGCACGACGGCGTCGCCCTCGACGTTCGGCGGTCTCGGCGCTGGTTCGACCATGTTCTGGATCGATCCCGAGCGGGATTTGACGTTCGTGTGCCTGACCGCCGGACTGCTCGAGGAATCGCGCAATTTCGAACGTCTTCAGCGGCTCTCGGACATGGTCCTTGCTTCGGTCGTGAACTGA
- a CDS encoding M1 family metallopeptidase, with product MRDQDGAPLADVSDDYRLPKNAAPKRYEIRLTPDLKAFTFQGEVNIDVVVNDATDDVVLNALELEIDKVSAQRGGKSLAAKAELEPAKERAHLRFAEKLSPGEWRLKIAFRGILNDKLHGFYRSQYQDASGKTHVAATTQFESTDARRAFPCWDEPALKASYKVTLVVDEHLAAISNGGQESERKLAGAKKEVVFKETIPMSTYLVAFIVGEFDATAPVDAGTPLRIVHVPGKQSLTGWARQIGAFSLKHFAGYYGLKYPGDKLDLIAIPDFASGAMENLGAITFRETALLADEKTASRAELERVADVVSHENAHMWFGDLVTMRWWNGIWLNEAFATFMEMLAVDAWKPEWKRWESFSVSRAAAMSIDGLRSTRPIEYTVRSPEDCRAMFDILTYEKGAAVLRMLEQFLGANVFRDGIRLYLNKHQFNNTETGDLWDALEAASREPVRKMMDSWIFQPGFPIIEAALAANENGGGLKLSQRRFFYLAEDNHQLWHVPVMVRAKTDKGVSTHKVILTTADATLDLPGKLEWALLNEGGHGFYRVHYAPALLAAITKNLGALQPIERFGLVSDTWAVTVAGLGPLSEFLKMARLFTGETDINVWRALIGAFAYLDMIASDADRPALAATVREIAGPAAARLGWEPKSGESELVRQLRGTLIGALGTLGDDPEVHQRARDLYARFENNPESADRDLMPALVNILAHCGDAARYEEFKRKFKAPRTPQEEQRFLFALADFRDRDLLKKTMAMTLDGQVRTQNSPYLMHSLLLNPACRYQAWDFVRAHWDEMIEKYPDNALPRMCEAVVALLDREDEVKQFFAEHRVRLGGKIIDQHLERLSVAVGFRRREGANLQATLKG from the coding sequence ATGCGCGATCAGGATGGAGCTCCACTGGCTGATGTTTCGGATGATTATCGCCTGCCGAAAAACGCCGCGCCCAAGCGCTACGAAATTCGGCTCACGCCCGATCTCAAGGCGTTCACGTTTCAAGGCGAAGTGAATATCGACGTCGTCGTCAACGATGCGACCGACGACGTCGTGCTGAACGCGCTCGAGCTGGAAATCGACAAGGTGAGCGCGCAACGCGGCGGAAAATCTCTCGCCGCGAAGGCCGAGCTGGAGCCGGCCAAGGAACGCGCGCATCTCCGATTCGCCGAGAAGCTTTCGCCGGGCGAATGGCGGCTTAAGATTGCGTTCCGCGGAATCCTGAACGACAAGCTGCACGGCTTTTATCGCAGCCAATACCAGGACGCGTCGGGCAAGACCCACGTCGCCGCGACGACGCAGTTCGAATCCACCGATGCCCGCCGCGCGTTCCCGTGCTGGGACGAGCCGGCGCTCAAGGCGAGCTACAAGGTGACGCTGGTGGTCGATGAGCACCTGGCCGCTATCTCCAACGGCGGACAGGAGAGCGAGCGCAAGCTGGCCGGCGCAAAGAAGGAGGTCGTCTTCAAGGAGACGATCCCGATGTCCACCTACCTGGTCGCGTTCATCGTCGGCGAGTTCGATGCGACCGCGCCGGTCGATGCGGGCACGCCGCTGCGGATCGTTCACGTTCCCGGCAAACAGTCGCTGACCGGTTGGGCGCGGCAGATTGGCGCGTTCTCGCTCAAGCATTTCGCCGGCTACTACGGACTCAAGTATCCCGGCGACAAGCTCGACCTGATCGCGATTCCCGATTTCGCCTCGGGTGCGATGGAAAATCTGGGCGCGATCACGTTTCGCGAGACCGCGCTGCTCGCCGATGAAAAGACCGCGTCGCGCGCCGAGCTCGAGCGCGTCGCCGACGTGGTGTCGCACGAAAACGCGCACATGTGGTTCGGCGATCTCGTCACCATGCGATGGTGGAACGGAATCTGGCTCAATGAGGCGTTCGCCACCTTCATGGAGATGCTGGCGGTTGACGCGTGGAAGCCGGAGTGGAAGCGATGGGAGAGCTTCAGCGTCTCGCGCGCGGCGGCGATGTCGATCGACGGGCTGCGCAGCACGCGCCCGATTGAATACACCGTGCGCAGTCCCGAGGACTGCCGCGCGATGTTCGACATCCTGACCTACGAGAAGGGCGCGGCGGTGCTGCGGATGCTCGAGCAGTTCCTGGGCGCCAACGTCTTTCGCGACGGGATCCGCCTCTACCTGAACAAGCATCAATTCAACAACACCGAGACCGGCGATTTGTGGGACGCGCTCGAGGCGGCGTCGCGCGAGCCCGTGCGCAAAATGATGGACTCGTGGATCTTCCAGCCCGGCTTTCCGATCATCGAGGCGGCGCTGGCGGCCAACGAAAACGGCGGCGGACTCAAGCTCTCGCAGCGCCGCTTCTTCTATCTCGCCGAGGACAACCATCAGCTCTGGCATGTGCCCGTGATGGTTCGCGCGAAGACCGACAAGGGCGTCTCGACGCACAAGGTGATCCTCACCACCGCCGACGCGACGCTCGACCTCCCGGGCAAGCTCGAATGGGCGCTGTTGAACGAGGGCGGCCACGGCTTCTATCGCGTGCACTATGCGCCAGCGCTGCTCGCGGCGATCACCAAGAATCTCGGCGCGCTGCAGCCGATCGAACGCTTCGGGCTGGTAAGCGATACCTGGGCGGTGACCGTCGCGGGACTTGGCCCGCTCAGCGAGTTCCTCAAGATGGCGCGGCTGTTCACCGGCGAGACCGACATCAACGTGTGGCGCGCGCTGATTGGTGCGTTTGCATACCTCGACATGATCGCGTCCGACGCCGATCGGCCCGCGCTGGCCGCCACGGTGCGCGAGATCGCCGGTCCCGCGGCCGCGCGGCTGGGCTGGGAGCCAAAGTCCGGCGAGAGCGAGCTCGTGCGCCAGTTGCGCGGCACGCTCATCGGCGCGCTCGGCACGCTCGGCGACGATCCCGAGGTTCACCAGCGCGCGCGCGATCTGTATGCGCGCTTCGAGAATAATCCCGAATCCGCGGATCGTGACCTGATGCCCGCGCTGGTGAACATCCTGGCGCATTGCGGCGACGCCGCGCGTTACGAGGAGTTCAAGCGAAAGTTCAAAGCGCCGCGCACGCCGCAGGAAGAGCAGCGCTTCCTGTTTGCGCTGGCAGATTTCCGCGATCGCGATCTCCTGAAAAAAACCATGGCGATGACGCTGGACGGGCAGGTGCGAACCCAGAATTCGCCCTACCTGATGCATTCGCTGCTGCTCAACCCCGCCTGCCGCTACCAGGCGTGGGACTTTGTGCGCGCGCATTGGGACGAGATGATTGAGAAGTATCCCGACAACGCACTGCCGCGGATGTGCGAAGCCGTGGTCGCGCTGCTGGATCGCGAAGACGAGGTCAAGCAGTTCTTCGCCGAGCATCGCGTGCGGCTCGGCGGCAAGATTATAGATCAGCACCTCGAGCGGCTGAGCGTCGCGGTCGGATTCCGCCGCCGCGAGGGCGCAAACCTGCAAGCAACGCTGAAGGGATAA
- a CDS encoding carotenoid biosynthesis protein, with product MQLLLSTIMLRPYVFIFLVSFLYIAIVNFGLRTTILFTLLTYAVSLACEWSSVHNGFPFGLYHYIDATRGREIWVFGVPFMDSLSFTFLAFASYTLALLLSSPLYRRGADFRILDTWQIRRAPRVWLMAALFMVMVDLVVDPLSVLGDRWFLGKMFWYDRPGPHFGVPISNYLGWYFVAAITIAIFQWLDAMLNRGSAKPARSLPAMRSRALLGPALYAGIVLFGITMLFRINALEIGWAAVFIYLPFTVLAIHILTRRESYGDHAAIERHLADFPYERVLPVWRPAIARIPELGRRVASTDSGWRGA from the coding sequence ATGCAATTACTACTGTCAACGATCATGCTGCGCCCGTACGTGTTCATCTTTCTGGTGAGTTTTTTGTATATCGCGATCGTGAACTTCGGCCTGCGCACGACTATTTTGTTTACGCTCCTGACCTACGCCGTGTCGCTCGCGTGCGAGTGGTCTTCGGTTCACAACGGCTTCCCGTTCGGGCTGTATCACTATATTGACGCGACCCGCGGGCGCGAGATTTGGGTGTTCGGCGTTCCGTTCATGGATTCGTTGTCGTTCACCTTCCTGGCTTTCGCCAGCTATACGCTCGCGTTGTTGCTCAGTTCGCCGTTGTATCGGCGGGGTGCTGATTTTCGGATTCTCGACACGTGGCAAATCCGCCGTGCGCCGCGAGTATGGCTGATGGCGGCGCTGTTCATGGTGATGGTGGACCTGGTGGTAGATCCACTGAGCGTGCTCGGCGACAGATGGTTCCTCGGCAAAATGTTCTGGTACGATCGGCCGGGGCCGCACTTCGGCGTGCCGATCAGCAACTACCTGGGATGGTATTTCGTCGCCGCGATCACGATTGCGATTTTCCAGTGGCTTGACGCGATGCTTAATCGCGGCTCGGCGAAGCCGGCGCGTTCGCTTCCCGCGATGCGGTCGCGCGCGCTGCTTGGTCCGGCGCTATATGCGGGGATCGTGCTCTTCGGAATCACGATGCTGTTCCGAATCAACGCGCTGGAAATCGGATGGGCTGCCGTGTTCATCTACCTGCCCTTCACCGTCCTGGCGATTCATATCCTGACCCGCCGCGAATCCTACGGCGACCACGCGGCAATCGAGCGCCATCTCGCAGACTTTCCCTACGAGCGCGTGCTTCCTGTCTGGAGGCCCGCGATCGCGCGCATACCCGAGCTGGGCCGCCGCGTAGCGAGCACAGACAGTGGCTGGCGAGGCGCTTGA
- the hpnE gene encoding hydroxysqualene dehydroxylase HpnE, translating into MANQMASAMKDAVVIGAGFAGLSAAVALAQRGVRVTVLEGKPAPGGRAYSFAEPDTGDFVDNGQHVLMGCYVETLDFLKRIGAYDQLVFHEDLEIEMLAGPGRSAILKTARLPGPLHMTAALLGYQHLSIAERFAVMRGGLRMLAMRRFGDGELRRLTVAQLMDRLGQSEQARRCFWYPLSIATLNDEPQSSSARLLAEVLKRAFFSRRRDSAFVYSRVGLSDLYCTGAQRVIERAGGKVVSHSIVEMLEPGARGHVASVRLRDGRRIEASAFISAVPAPQLLRFLPENAVADPFFSRFTGLSSSPIICVHVWLDREVTTSPFIGFIGTTTQWLFNKRQIFAQRGEAHPGYLSFVISGARKLVERSNQEILDIVINDLHAMIPASREARVVKSLVLKEKNATMAPDLRSHELRPTAKTPIANFFLAGDWIQTGLPATIESAVISGRAAAAAVWERTAQ; encoded by the coding sequence GTGGCGAATCAGATGGCATCGGCGATGAAAGACGCGGTCGTGATCGGCGCCGGGTTCGCGGGACTCAGCGCAGCGGTCGCGCTCGCCCAGCGGGGCGTGCGGGTCACAGTGCTCGAAGGAAAACCCGCGCCCGGCGGGCGTGCGTATTCGTTCGCCGAACCGGACACCGGTGATTTCGTCGACAACGGGCAGCACGTCCTGATGGGTTGTTACGTCGAGACGCTCGACTTCCTCAAACGGATCGGCGCTTACGACCAGTTGGTATTTCACGAAGATTTGGAAATCGAAATGCTCGCGGGGCCCGGCCGGAGTGCGATCCTGAAAACGGCGCGGCTGCCCGGACCTCTGCACATGACGGCCGCGTTGCTCGGGTACCAGCATCTGAGTATCGCAGAGCGGTTCGCTGTTATGCGCGGTGGATTGCGCATGCTCGCGATGAGACGGTTCGGCGACGGCGAATTGCGTCGTCTCACCGTCGCGCAGCTGATGGATCGCCTCGGGCAATCGGAACAAGCGCGCCGGTGCTTCTGGTACCCGCTGTCGATCGCGACGCTGAACGACGAGCCGCAATCGTCGTCGGCGCGGTTGTTGGCCGAGGTCCTGAAGCGTGCGTTCTTTTCGCGTCGCCGCGACTCGGCGTTCGTTTATTCGCGCGTCGGGCTGAGCGACCTGTACTGCACCGGCGCGCAGCGGGTGATCGAGCGCGCCGGCGGGAAGGTTGTTTCGCATTCGATTGTGGAGATGCTGGAACCTGGCGCTCGAGGCCACGTCGCAAGCGTGCGGCTGCGCGACGGGCGGCGAATCGAGGCGTCGGCCTTCATCAGCGCGGTCCCGGCCCCCCAGTTACTTCGGTTCCTGCCTGAAAACGCGGTTGCCGATCCATTTTTCTCGCGCTTCACCGGTCTTTCGAGCTCGCCAATCATCTGCGTCCACGTGTGGCTCGATCGCGAAGTGACTACTTCACCGTTCATCGGGTTTATCGGCACTACTACTCAATGGCTATTTAACAAACGTCAAATATTTGCGCAGCGCGGCGAGGCGCATCCGGGTTACCTGAGCTTCGTGATCAGCGGCGCGCGAAAGCTGGTCGAGCGCAGCAATCAGGAAATCCTGGATATCGTGATTAACGATCTCCACGCGATGATTCCCGCGTCGCGCGAAGCCAGGGTCGTGAAGTCGCTGGTGCTCAAGGAGAAAAACGCCACGATGGCCCCGGACCTTCGATCGCATGAACTGCGTCCGACGGCGAAAACGCCGATCGCGAACTTCTTTTTGGCCGGCGACTGGATACAAACCGGTCTGCCGGCGACGATTGAGAGCGCGGTGATTTCGGGACGGGCCGCAGCCGCTGCCGTTTGGGAGCGAACTGCTCAATAG
- the hpnA gene encoding hopanoid-associated sugar epimerase, with protein sequence MTTNLALVTGGNGFVGCHVVRALIARGDRVRVLARDNADLSALVGLPVEIVRGDLRYFDSVERAVNGCNEVYHVAADYRLWLTDPAPMYATNVGGTQHIIRAAANAGVARIVHTSTVGALGIPHGGVGREDTPASLAEMTGHYKRSKYMAEQAALEAARAGVPVVIVNPSTPIGALDLKPTPTGRIIVDFLNRRMPAYVETGLNIVDVENVARGHLLAAERGRIGEKYILGGENLTLREFLERLAMISGLPAPKVRIPYAVALGYALGAEAFARTVTRRAPRASLTEVRMARKRMFFDSSKARAELGYSPGPIDAALAAAIEFFRSKGTAKSAA encoded by the coding sequence ATGACTACTAACTTAGCGCTGGTGACGGGCGGCAACGGATTCGTGGGATGCCACGTCGTGCGCGCGCTCATTGCCCGTGGCGATCGCGTGCGGGTGCTGGCGCGTGATAATGCGGATTTGAGTGCGCTGGTTGGTCTGCCGGTCGAGATCGTGCGCGGCGATCTGCGGTACTTCGATTCCGTCGAGCGCGCCGTCAATGGATGCAACGAGGTTTATCACGTCGCCGCCGATTACCGGCTGTGGCTGACCGATCCGGCGCCGATGTATGCGACCAACGTCGGCGGCACGCAGCATATTATCCGGGCCGCGGCCAACGCGGGTGTTGCGCGAATCGTTCACACCAGCACGGTGGGGGCGCTGGGAATTCCGCACGGCGGGGTGGGACGCGAAGACACGCCGGCGTCGCTCGCCGAGATGACGGGTCATTATAAGCGATCGAAGTACATGGCGGAGCAGGCGGCGCTGGAAGCCGCGCGCGCGGGCGTGCCGGTTGTGATCGTGAATCCATCGACGCCGATTGGCGCGCTCGACTTGAAGCCGACTCCGACCGGCAGAATCATCGTGGACTTCCTGAATCGGCGGATGCCGGCATACGTGGAGACTGGCCTTAACATCGTCGATGTGGAAAATGTTGCACGCGGCCATTTGCTGGCGGCGGAGCGCGGCCGAATCGGAGAGAAGTATATTCTCGGCGGTGAAAATCTCACGCTCAGGGAATTTCTCGAGCGGCTCGCCATGATTTCCGGGCTGCCCGCGCCAAAGGTGAGGATTCCGTATGCGGTCGCGCTGGGGTATGCGCTCGGCGCCGAAGCGTTTGCGCGCACCGTCACCCGCCGGGCGCCGCGGGCCAGCCTGACCGAGGTGCGGATGGCGCGAAAGCGGATGTTCTTCGACTCGTCGAAGGCGCGCGCAGAGTTGGGTTATTCGCCGGGGCCGATCGATGCGGCGCTGGCGGCAGCGATAGAATTCTTCAGATCCAAAGGGACGGCGAAGAGCGCCGCGTAA
- a CDS encoding N-acetyltransferase family protein, giving the protein MAEVKIRPAVRDDLPRLTEIYNYYIINTPITFDLEPFSVKQRARWFDEHAGTKRYRMFVAEDAGRVAGYACTGPFRDKAAYDTSVETSVYCAHDDKRRGIGAMLYRVLFDALKNEDIHRLLAGITIPNDASIKLHRRFGFTEVGVFSECGRKLDRYWDVVWMQRPLRLGTVP; this is encoded by the coding sequence ATGGCGGAGGTAAAGATTCGGCCGGCGGTGCGCGACGACCTGCCGCGCCTGACGGAAATTTACAACTACTACATCATCAACACGCCCATCACCTTCGACTTGGAACCATTCTCGGTGAAGCAGCGCGCGCGATGGTTCGATGAGCACGCTGGTACGAAACGCTATCGCATGTTCGTCGCGGAAGATGCCGGCCGGGTCGCCGGCTATGCGTGCACGGGACCGTTTCGCGACAAGGCGGCGTACGACACGAGCGTCGAGACCTCCGTTTACTGCGCGCACGACGACAAGCGGCGGGGAATCGGTGCGATGCTGTACCGCGTCCTGTTCGACGCGCTGAAGAACGAGGACATTCATCGCCTGTTGGCCGGGATCACGATTCCCAACGACGCATCGATCAAACTGCATCGACGCTTCGGCTTCACCGAGGTTGGCGTCTTCAGCGAATGCGGCCGCAAGCTCGACCGTTACTGGGATGTCGTGTGGATGCAGCGCCCCCTCCGGCTCGGCACCGTGCCATAA
- a CDS encoding SDR family NAD(P)-dependent oxidoreductase has translation MLLKDKVALITGAGSGIGRASAIRFAQEGAKLMVADVRTESASNTAAEIEKAGGVAKSVSVDVRVGAEVERMVNETVSAFGRLDILFNNAGVFVPKNVVNTSEEEWDWVVDVCLKGVFFGCKYAIPQMIKQGGGVIVNTASGAGIKGVPDLAAYQAAKGGVVIMSKGIALDFARDKIRCVSICPGVIETPIAENCNTVPAGASHLVWERTADAHPLGRNGKPEEVAALAAFLASDEAGFITGVAVPIDGGLSAGSFAPPAREHA, from the coding sequence ATGCTGCTCAAGGACAAAGTTGCGTTGATCACGGGCGCGGGTTCGGGAATCGGCCGCGCCAGCGCAATTCGGTTTGCGCAAGAAGGCGCGAAGCTGATGGTCGCCGACGTACGCACCGAATCGGCGAGCAATACCGCAGCCGAGATCGAGAAGGCCGGCGGCGTCGCGAAGTCGGTGTCGGTGGACGTGCGCGTCGGCGCCGAAGTCGAGCGGATGGTCAATGAGACGGTAAGCGCGTTCGGCCGGCTCGACATTCTGTTCAACAACGCCGGCGTCTTCGTACCCAAAAACGTGGTGAACACGAGCGAGGAAGAATGGGACTGGGTCGTGGACGTGTGTCTGAAGGGCGTATTCTTCGGCTGCAAGTATGCGATCCCGCAAATGATCAAGCAGGGCGGCGGCGTGATCGTCAACACCGCCAGCGGCGCTGGAATCAAGGGCGTGCCGGATCTTGCCGCCTACCAGGCGGCGAAAGGCGGCGTCGTGATCATGTCGAAAGGAATCGCGCTCGACTTCGCGCGTGACAAGATTCGATGCGTGTCGATCTGCCCGGGCGTGATCGAAACGCCGATCGCCGAGAATTGCAACACCGTTCCCGCCGGCGCGTCACATCTGGTTTGGGAACGCACCGCAGACGCGCATCCGCTCGGGCGCAACGGAAAGCCGGAGGAGGTCGCTGCGCTGGCGGCGTTCCTGGCGTCGGATGAGGCGGGCTTCATCACCGGCGTCGCGGTGCCAATTGACGGCGGGCTCAGCGCGGGCTCTTTCGCCCCACCGGCGCGCGAGCACGCCTAG
- a CDS encoding aldo/keto reductase, whose translation MQYSKLGKTGITVSRICLGCMSYGDKKWRDWVLTMDQAREHFAAAVESGINFFDTANVYSIGVSEEVTGRWLGEMAKRDEIVVATKVHGPMAPGLNRAGLSRKNILEACDASLRRLKMDFIDLYQIHRWDYTTPIEETLEALDSLVRAGKVRYLGASSMAAWQFAKALALQKENGWHRFVSMQNHYNLVYREEEREMNSLCIDNGVGLIPWSPLARGFLAGNRDKGGAGPTARAKTDDFAKNMYFREYDFEVLSVVEQIAKQRGVTPSQIACAWILQAPGVTAPIIGATKLAHLKEAIAAVEVKLSADEVAALEKPYRPHPILGHEQPRPARMVQAR comes from the coding sequence ATGCAGTACTCAAAATTGGGCAAGACTGGAATCACCGTCTCACGCATCTGCCTCGGATGCATGAGCTATGGCGACAAGAAATGGCGCGATTGGGTGCTGACGATGGACCAGGCGCGCGAACATTTCGCCGCCGCCGTCGAGTCGGGAATCAACTTCTTCGACACCGCCAACGTCTATTCAATCGGCGTGAGCGAGGAGGTCACCGGGCGATGGCTCGGCGAGATGGCCAAGCGCGACGAGATCGTTGTCGCGACCAAAGTGCACGGCCCGATGGCGCCGGGTCTCAATCGCGCGGGGCTGAGCCGCAAGAATATTCTCGAAGCGTGCGACGCGTCGCTGCGCCGCCTCAAGATGGATTTTATCGACCTCTACCAAATCCACCGCTGGGACTACACGACGCCGATCGAGGAAACCCTCGAGGCGCTGGATTCGTTGGTGCGCGCCGGAAAAGTGCGCTACCTGGGCGCGAGCTCGATGGCCGCGTGGCAATTCGCCAAGGCGCTTGCTCTGCAGAAGGAAAACGGATGGCACCGGTTCGTCTCGATGCAAAACCATTACAACCTCGTCTATCGCGAGGAGGAGCGCGAGATGAATTCGCTCTGCATCGACAACGGCGTCGGCTTGATTCCATGGAGCCCGCTCGCGCGCGGATTTCTGGCGGGCAATCGCGACAAGGGCGGCGCCGGTCCAACCGCGCGCGCCAAGACCGACGACTTCGCCAAGAATATGTACTTCCGCGAGTACGACTTCGAAGTGCTCAGCGTGGTCGAGCAGATCGCCAAACAGCGCGGCGTCACGCCGTCGCAGATCGCATGCGCGTGGATCCTGCAGGCGCCCGGCGTCACCGCACCCATCATCGGCGCGACCAAGCTCGCTCATCTCAAGGAGGCGATCGCGGCCGTCGAGGTGAAGCTCAGCGCTGACGAAGTCGCCGCGCTCGAGAAGCCGTACCGGCCCCATCCGATTCTCGGCCACGAACAGCCAAGGCCGGCGCGGATGGTGCAGGCGCGCTGA
- the hpnK gene encoding hopanoid biosynthesis-associated protein HpnK: MKRLIVNADDFGLSPEVNAGIVRASRDGILRSASLMVAEPAAPAAAQIARENPALDVGLHVVVCRGRSLLDASRLGAAVRASGEFSDNPVAAGMRYFFDRSMRAAMTDELRAQVERHLELIGCLHHIDGHLNFHVHPLFADILVDLAVEYKVPCIRLPRERVMTTLRLRRDNAPRKLVESIIFRTLSRRTRRMMAERGLISTDALFGLHQSGHLSEDYVVGVIDRIRDGATEMYFHPAADIGGVPPAVEAQLEVEILTSRRVRDAIARNAIELITFADLAKGNPAA, encoded by the coding sequence TTGAAGCGCCTGATCGTTAACGCCGACGACTTCGGCTTGTCGCCCGAGGTCAACGCCGGCATCGTGCGGGCGAGTCGCGACGGAATCTTGCGCAGTGCGAGCCTGATGGTTGCGGAGCCCGCCGCGCCGGCCGCTGCTCAAATAGCGCGCGAAAATCCCGCGCTCGACGTCGGGCTGCATGTGGTGGTCTGCCGGGGACGCAGCCTGCTCGATGCGTCGCGGCTCGGCGCCGCGGTGCGCGCGTCGGGAGAGTTCAGCGACAATCCCGTGGCTGCGGGGATGCGATATTTCTTCGACCGTTCGATGCGCGCCGCGATGACCGACGAACTGCGCGCGCAAGTCGAGCGCCATCTCGAGTTGATCGGCTGCCTCCACCATATCGACGGGCACTTGAATTTCCACGTCCATCCGCTGTTCGCCGATATTTTGGTTGACCTCGCCGTCGAATATAAAGTGCCATGCATCAGGCTTCCGCGCGAGCGCGTGATGACCACGCTGCGGCTGCGGCGAGACAATGCGCCGCGCAAGCTCGTCGAATCGATCATCTTTCGCACCCTGTCGCGTCGAACCCGCCGGATGATGGCGGAGCGGGGCCTCATCTCGACCGACGCACTGTTTGGACTTCATCAGAGCGGTCATCTGAGCGAGGATTACGTCGTGGGCGTGATCGATCGTATCCGCGATGGCGCCACGGAAATGTATTTTCATCCGGCCGCCGATATCGGCGGCGTCCCGCCTGCGGTCGAGGCGCAACTCGAGGTCGAGATTCTCACCAGCCGGCGCGTGCGCGATGCGATCGCTCGAAATGCGATCGAACTGATCACGTTTGCCGATCTTGCAAAGGGCAATCCCGCCGCTTGA